Below is a window of Quercus robur chromosome 6, dhQueRobu3.1, whole genome shotgun sequence DNA.
TCGATTGGCAAGTGTTAATCCGATTGACATGTAGTGTGAGTTGAAGTCTTCACAAATTGATATGTAGAGTTACTGGCTACTTTAAGGTGGGTTTATTTATCTATGTTAATTCTTGGTGTTTATTTTGATTAGTTTTACTTAGTTGATGGGGTTGGCCCAAGTGAGAGATGATGCTTATAAATATGGGGAATGCCCCTGTGCTGATGCACTtgagtctttcttttttcttccaatATAAAGTATcctgtcaaaaaaagaaaaaaaaaaaagtgcatttGGAGTTCCAGCATGTCTTTTGGTTCATCTTCATTTGGAAGTTGAAACAACCATCCACAATTTTGGAAATACAACAATTGCAGTTCCAATCTTCAGTTATTTATGCAAGGACTGATAACAAAACTatcatttattaattattgCTTTTCtgaatttcatttctctttaCTGCAAGATATAATCTAGACTTGTCCTAAACATTGCAGTCCATAGCCATAAAAAATCTAATGCTTTCATTAGTATATAGATGGATAAAGTAAGGATGATATCAACAGGGTATACATTTTACTAGCACATTGCCTATAATACACATATAAGAAACAAGTATCTAAACATTGGATTGAAGCAATGATTTCCAATTCCGAGGAACTCACAAAGACCAAAAAGCTGATATTTTCAGTAAGCTGCAAAGAGGAGTTCGAAAACCTGATATTTTCAGTAAGCTGCAAAGAGGACTTTGGAGCGTGACGAGATCAAGATATTAAACTAGATAAGCATGTCATGTTTTCATTGGCTGATGTCTCTCTTTTATGACTTAATCCCTCCTTAGCCCTTCTCTCTCCTcctgaactctctctctctcttgcaaaGACCATGCTGCGTGGGTGGTTTTACTTGTTCTTCTTGCCACCAGCCAAAATTCGTTGAATCTGAAGCCCTCGGCTGAAAGCTTGGTTAAATAGCAGCCTGGTCTGGAACTCTGAAACAAATGGGAACCAGGCCAGTACAGCCACAGGTACAAAGATTACCAACCCCATAATGTATTCATAACCTCTTGCTAAAGCTTTGACAGATCCCCACATGCCAAGGGCCTTCACCAATGGTTTGCATGCTTGAGATATCTGTCAAACAAAACCAACACTAGGGTAAAGAGTGAAATAAACATCTTGAACACAAGTAAACTAACACTGACTTCAATCCAATGTacatggaaacaaaaaattattatgagaAGTTATGGATTGGAATGGATGAGGAAATAGAATTTAGCTTGTACCAATACTAatcttaattgaaaaaaaaaattactcattcATCTATAATGCTTTAAACCTTTGAATGTGCGAAATTCATTATAAAGAACTAAGAAATCCAAATAAAGTTTCAGTATGCAGAGAGTTAGTCAGTAATTCATGTTAAAATTAGTGAACCATGCTACTCACATCATCAAAAGGGCTCCAACTAACAAAATTGATTGCATTACACATAAACAGAGAGGAAAACCAACAATGGTGGTGGTATAATTATTGTTGTTCCAcagagacacacacacacagggtCCCATCCAACTATCTTATTGGGTTAGCAGAGATAGACTTTATATCGGAGTACagagaaagatatatatatatatatatatattttaaattcaaatgaGTAATATACCTGCAGTAGTGCCCATCCTGTTGGCAAGAAGGCCAGCAGGCTAGCAAAGATGTCTCCAACGGTGAGTTTAAGCACAACAAATAGCACAACAATAGTGATTACGGTTCcaataaaaagtaataacttCAGAATACGGAACATCAGCTGGAAATCTGCACTGAACTTCTTCCTACCCAAGGAGACAACCTGCAGTTCATATTTGCACCATTTAATGATATAAAAGTCAGAGCCATGACCAGAAAAAAATCCTTTACATTTACATAAGTTTCTGGAGCTTTAGACTTGCCTTTAAGATGATCATGACAGCTACAATGACCAGCCAAGACATACCATAAATCTGGACCAAAAATCATGTTAGAAAGAAGATTTCATTGTTGGGtaattaatttgtttacttgtcAGAATCCTCTAGTTCATGATCTTCTAAGCcatatcaagaaaatttttCCCAGTTTTAACTCATCTATGCAGGAGAAAAGCAGGCAGCAGCATTTATGTATTTCTATATTATTCTCTTAGACACATGGTAAAGGATGTATAGTCCACTGAGatcatattctttaaaaaagagATCAACTTTCATATAAATAGAAATGAGATGTAACCAGATTCTTCCTTTCCATGCACCATAGTGCATCAATTATAACAGTATTTGAATCCTAAGTCTTTGTTTTACTATCACTTACTGTCATTGTaagtaaattttaaattttcaaaccaAGTGCAGAGAACTTATTATAAGAATTGAAGTTGTTAATAAGTGATAATCTGAGTGAAACTAAATTCTTGATAGcaaattcaatttaaattcaTGTATACATAACAGTAAATGTCAATAGCCAGCAATACACTTACTATGATGCTCTTGTTTCCATCTGTTGCATGCAGACGATATATAATTCCATACTGATAGAGAAAGAAGCGGAGAGAAAGAACAATCTCCCAGAACCGTCCTAAAAATCCAGTGTGCTGTAGGTGTTCCTGTTCCTCATCCCACCAGGATTCCCAGCTCTTGATTGCTGGAACACCAATACCACCTCGGCTGCTTGTCCACTTTGTCCAATCATCCCAATCATCCACTATCTTCTGCCATTCAAAGCCCGAAGGGTTGAAAATAAAAGGAGCAAACAACCAAGAAACCACTAAGAACCACATTGAAATGGTGAAGAAGATATAAGTTCCAGAATCAGTAGCTGCTGAACCATAAACCCTATAAGTTATAAGCAGGACCATAAGCTCCAGCCCTTTCACAAAGTGACTCCTTGAGTACATCCTGTAGTTCTCAGCAAATTTCTCATGCCGAACCACAAAACCACGCCCGGTTGCCCTATACTTTGCCCCACCATGCAGGATAGTTCTCCCAAAATAATGGACTTTTGTTCCAAGTGAGAAAGTGAAGAAAACTGCAGCCAGCTGCAGCTGCATGATAATCATGTCACCTGTTGCCGTTCTGAACCCTCTCTCCAGTCCCATTTCCATGAACATGGGCAAGGCCATCAAAAGACCTATTTGAACAAGGGATTGTGAAGCCATGGCTGCCTTTAGAGCTTCATCTCCCTTGTTCGTGGCAAACTTAACTATTGCCTTCTCCAGTCCACTCAATGACAAGTAAAGTCTTCCGTATAGGAAAACATAAACTGTAATTACAACCATCTGCataacaagaagaaagaaacccTTTTAACTAAAGAAAATTCCTAAATGAGATATGTAaccaaaataaattgttaaactTTCTAAGTGAAAAATCTAAGCACTGAACAATAAGTGGCTCCTTCATATTCATGTTGATAAATTACTAATTCTCCCAAAAGCATAAGCTATTAggaaattgtaaatttaatcataattctTGCTTTCCCTCTCACATGTGGGTCTAGAATCCCCCTCAATAAGTGATGCCTAACACAtgggatttttaattttttttaacaggaGGCAAGGCGAAGACAAGGTTTGAACTCAAGAATTCTCACTCTGATACAATAATAAATAACCAATTCTCCCAAAAGATTAAGCTATTAGGAATTGGTAAATCTAATTGTTTAATCACTCTAACACTATTAtgaaatggtaaatttaattgtttaattataattCTAAGTTTCTAACACAAGTAATGACTGTTTCACATGAATTGCTGAAATGACACAGAAAAGATTGAGCCATGGTGGTTACTCCATAACGGCAATGAAttctattatcaaaaaaagaaaggcacTTAATTTCACCTTTCAACAATGAATTATAAGGGAATGTAGCTCTTGGACTCAGCAAAACATCTACCTTATACGTCACACTGACAATTTTTTGAAGTGGTACACCAAAGTAaaggaataaaattttgtaaggaacTACAAGCAGCCTTTTTTCAGTTTAAATAACTTGACATTAAACTTCAGTTCAGAAAAGTattcaaaatacaaataacatgCTTAAGGGGGGTGAGGGATCAGGAAGCGGGGGGACCTCATGAAAACCATAAGCATTGTATGGTATAAGGAGCATTTCATGCTGATTACTTACAAGTACAATCCAATTTAGTTGTTTCCAGATGCAATACCTTCCATTCTTACTTTCTGGTAAACACAGTTTCCATAACTAATTTCATTTGTTCCCCTATAACTAGAACTTCTTATAAAATTTGACTGCTAGATATGGATGCATCCTACAAAACAAAGAATGTTCGTGTAAAGTTGGTTCTTACTACATACttggaaatatatattatttcagcttcttaactttttctttttcttttattcatttttcatttaaattgcTCAATTGAACAAATCCTAATTAACTACTTGAGGTCAGCTTACTTTAGTTGGGAATTAGTATTTGAACAGTGCAActaataaacataaaatttgaaattcattcAGCTTTCTGAAGTATTTGATTGATGTTCTTTCATCTTAGACAGTGCATGTAACAAAAATTACCATTGAGCTGACATAAAATCCCACTGTCGTAAAATGAAACGACAACATGCGGAAAAAGTCAAAACGATGCCCTAATCGATAGACATCCCTGCTCAGTGTCTGCTCTCCATTACCACAGGCTACTTTTGCTTCAAAGAGTGAGATTTGGTTGAGCCcgacatctctaccctttcccacTTGGATATACTCATGGTGAGTAATATTCCCCCGTCTTAAGGTTGAATTGAAACCTGCATAGGAAAGCACATGTTAAGAAATGAAGTAAATTTCATGTATCTCTGAGAAaatggatgttttaaaaatgctACCAGCAAAGATGTCCTCGCTCAGATTGATGCCACGAGAAGCCTTGCTGATTCCACCACGGGTGATGTGGAAGATTCTATCAAATACATCTGGATGACCATAGTGGAAGCGAATCCTAAAATTAAGCAATACAGTATAAGGCACAATACATAAAATGTGTTGAATCATAACTATTTAAATGATTTTCATGacaacagaaaacaaaaaattattgccAATCCAACCTAGCTTCATGCAGTCTGtagaaaccaaataaaataattcacaTGGATGAAAGGGAAAAAGTGACATTccaataaaacattaaaaaggGTAGGTAAAATGTGACATGAGAGAGGTTATTAAAGTTACTGCTAAACAAAACTCAATAAATTGTACTCTTCACACCCATGGCAAATTTTTTGATAACCTATGTATAATTATAATCACCACTCGATAAAAATAGAACACTATTCATTCATCAGAAGTCTATTCTCAACTATGTAATCACCAATAAATTCTGGCTTGCTGTTCAAGATGAACAAGAACTTGATAAGCAATTGCCTTAAAATACTTAATTAACACAAGGAAGGAAAGCACGTGAGAGAGAACATACTTCAAAGGTCTTGCAAGAACTCTTTGACCTATGGTGACAAATGATGTTTCTTGATTTGACATAAACCAAGCCAATGAAGATACACTGCAGCacagattttataaaatttcagAAATAACAAAGCACTAAATTTAATGTTAACAAACAGACTATAGatatgaataaaaagaattcatCCAACCTTCCAGTAAAGATATGCTCACGAACACCCAAAATTGTAGGAGGACGAACTCCATGATCCTCATTAAATTCTTCCAGAAGGTTACGCATCTTAAGAGCTTCTTCCAAGTAATTGTCCTATAAGATATTGACTAAGTAAACCACCACCATTGGCCCAAAGAATCAATAATGTCACTTTGATGACTTCAAATTTCTATTCGCTAACCTGGTTCATGTCAATAGCCTGAAGAGCTTCCCCTCTAGTAAAAACTAGAGCATGGTTCTGATTTTCAGGCTTCCCTTCTCCTATCTTTGCTGAGCCAGGCAATTTTATCCGATagatttcctttaaaaaatgaTACAACAAATGATCAGTGgttgtttttgtaattcaatatgGTGTTCTGTTTAAAGTTCAAAGGATAATTACCTGATCAAGATTATCGACGGCTTTGACCAATACAGAGTAGTAAACTTTGTGTACTCCACCTTCTCTCTCTTCAACTTCATCAATATAAGCCACACGAAGAGAGGGATTACTGTACAGAAAGGATTGGCAATCAGATTCTTGAACAAGCTCAGTGCAGCAATTAAATCTTCAAAGAAATTGTACTACATAACCCTATCAGCTTCACCAGATGGAGAACATACTTAACCATCAAATTAAGAATGTCTGTTGCACGGCGATCTCCACTCCGTTTCTGATTTCCATAGTTCTGACAGGTAGCAACGTATGTGAATTTCATGTCAGCCACAGCCTCTAATTGAGCATATAGGGATCTCTGACTTTTCTTATCTTCCTCTGAAGGAATTGTGACAGCTTTGTAGCCTTCCAGTATCTCTGTTCATAAAAAAATGAGTCAGAAGCTAACATAATTTACCTCCAAAAGATAAACACTTCACTTGACAGTCACTAGGTTGCATCTAAGGAGAAAAAATACATAATCAAGTACATCAACAACGCATACATGAGCAAAAAGTTGAGACCTCAGGTACAGAAAATTATATAGTGGTCTCATGATATACCCCCTCCTCAGGTACAAAGGCATTTGAAATTCCATGACTTATACATGATCACCATTCTTGATCAAATGTTGTTATGAACTTACCACTTTCAGAAGCCATGTCAAGAAAAGCCTGAAGCTTCAAAGCCCGTCGATAATACATCATTCCTCTAACTGCAGTGCTAAAATTTATAAGACCAAAGACAAAAAGATAGAATATGATTAATGGAAATTATAATGTATCAATACCCGTCCTGCATAGAGTTTGTCCCCTCAAGGAGACCCAATGACGGAGTTGCAATATGTTCTCTTCATTTTCCCAGATCTCACTAACTCTTTTGCAATTTGATCGCTCCATGAAGTTATTCCACTCATCTAATGAAGTCACAACAGGATTTCTAACTTAGTAATACCAATCTCAATGaattcactttttttaaaaaagttaagCTATATTAAACAGAATGTGACCAACGATATTTGTAGTATCACAAACCTGGGAAAATCTTTTgcagataatataaaattgatacACCATCTTCATTTTCCATCTCAAGGTCAGCTTTAGAATAGACAGTTTCCTCACTATAGTATGGAGTCAAGACActgccaaagaaaaataattagtaaCCATATAACACAAGTGATAATTCAGGAAATAATATATTGGAAAACCCAGAAAGTAAATTTGTGTATCTTATAGAAGAAGTTAAGTTTTGTGAGTCATTTATAATTGCATATAATATAGCAAGCAAAATATAATTCTTGATATAGATAgacaaataaaattcattaatcaaTTTCACTAAGCATAGTCCTTTCACTCAATAATTTGTAAcaacttttctcattttttggGTGGTGGGCCCCATAAAATCCTAATAAGTTCTTTGAATGAGCTTCATATATTTCCATGAGCACCATGGCATATCTATAAGCAAAGGACGATAGTTCCAATGACTGAATTTTTCAGAAAGAACAAAACAATTGGAGTTGACAAACATTCTAAGCCAatatatgagaaatataaaTCAGACCTGAATGAGAGCATTTTACGAACTCGTGGGGCACGTGGCATGTCCatgaacaatgaatttgtaaaaaatgcaATCCTTCTACGTGCTTCAAGATTTGTTGGTACATCAAGAGCAGATTCCTTCACCGTCAAGAGCAGATAGAGTCGTCttatctaaaaaacaaaatcagcaatAAAATTGAGTTgcttttattaaatatttattggtTTAGTTACTGTAAGTAAATTTAAATAACATACCTGCTCTTCCCATTGTGCGGTAACCACAGGAGGGAACAATATAGCAGGTTTTGCATCAGTTCCAGCAAAGAGTTGCCTTCCTGAGTCCTTGCTACTATGACCAACTTCTACCAGTTCACTAAAAGATATTTTACATGAGAAGCAAACATTATTATCTTATATAGAAAACATTTTAATTATCGCAATaaacttctaaaataaattactaAAACTGATTGCAACAAAGCTAACCAACCGGATCTCATTCACCATCATATCACGAGTAACTACTTCTAACATGTCTTGCAGCAACAGCACCACTCTATCTTTCTTCAATGGATCACCATTTTTCTGCAAAGTAAAAGGGAGaggaaattttctattatatgaTTATCATGCATAATCAAACACAAACTGAAGACATGATAAAGACTTTTCCGTAAAAACTCACCAAGATCCCCACAAGCTCCACAAATTGGCCACAAAGTGTAGGCAAAGAGCCCATTCTAAAATTTAAGAGAAGCGTATTCTTTGAAATACTACTTTCAACTTCTTTAAAGATGATGCCCATTATCCTGTTATATAATTATTGATGTTAGAGATTCTAGAATTGATACAAATGGGAAAAAATCTGTCATGCATCTTGATTTATACTACTTTCATACAAACGAGAGAAATATAAACTAAACACTTCTGTCAAATTTTATCTTGCATCAGATAGTatgaaactttatttttatatgattcaACAATTACTAAAATGAGATGGTGTCAGGCAACTCAACAAATAATGGAAATTTGTTATATAACTAGCATATCCAATGCATAGGAATTTGACCaaaacctttcttttccttttatttttgagaaatactatgtctacaacattttcacaacaaatcataagtggcacatgttgttattggtgggccaaaaagtaattttagttgtaggtttaaattagaaccaataacaacttaccacctatgatttgttgtgaaagtattgtgaaaatgttatagacgtagcacttctctttattttttgaataagatttgaagaaattttccttttcaaaaaatagagTTCATTAGAGACATTAGGAATTCAAGGACCCAGAAAAGACAAGGCCAAACTACATACATTTTCCAAATGTATTAACTAGCTAATTTAAGTTTGATAAAAATGAATATCAAATAAAATCCTATGCTCTGAGAATGCTGTCAGCatgaaagttgaaaaaatataaaattgacttACAcctgaaaaacaaattttgtttgaatCTTAAATATTGTAGTGACTAGGAGCAGTTGAAGATATTTATATCAATAATCAGGAACCAAGAGGTGTCAATAACAACCTTTTCTCAGTTTCACCAACCACCAAGGCATTCAGGACATGCTTCAAAGATTCATAACATTCAATTACAGCACATTTCATATATTCATCGGCACTTATGCGTTTCCAAAGGTCAGAGTCTCTAGATCGAAATTGAGCAGCCATATCCAATGCTATTGGAATCTTCAATGTAGAAAAACagtcaacaacaaaaataggTAACAGGTACAACAAattttgaccccaaaaaaaaaaaaaaaaaaaaaaaaacaattatgctGACCTTGCTGGCAAGCAAAAAAGGCGGCCACTGAATTATTTTGAGGGAAGGATCTGATGAATAAGGAACTAGCAAAAGATCCATCTCCCTGGATTAAAAAGGAACCTGTTTAGTTTTAACTGCATGATGGATAAAAATATAGCTAGGCTGAAAAGGCAGTGTAACTAGGTTCAGGGGCCTTTCCTGTCACTTAGTAAATCTTCCTCACGGAAACTACATATTACTTCATTCCATAACTGAGCAAATTTGGCAGCTTCACTTCTCCTGCTTGCCGTTACCTATAAAGGCgtgaaatttttaaataaaaacatagagtatgcatatatgactcCACTCAACAAAGGGTATTtaataatgtgaaaaattttgaaagaaaaatttcaaCCTCAGCAAAACGCTTAGCTAAAGAGAATCCCCTTTTCTGTGACTTATCAGAAGGCACCAGATATGTGTTGAATGCACCAGGTAAGGACTGGAATCTTGACCTTACCATGCCAAGAGTTCGTATCTgtaagaagagaaaagaagatgaACACAAACTGCCCTCAAAGTTTAAGTCAAAAGAGTAAGTACAAGTCAACAAGCCAAGTACTTGTTGCAATGTCACTACCATAATTTAACCTAATGAATGCATAAAGTTAAATCAATCCTAGGTTTTCACATCAAAAGAAGTGAGTCATCCCAATTGTAAAAATGATAGAACTGAGACTAAAGCTACTACAGCTACAACTGCTGTCCCCAAGCATTGGGGTCCACTCAACTGAAAGACTAAGCTATTCaattcaattaaaagaaaatgatggTCATGTACtaaatttttcataattcaGTAAACCTGTCAACCAAAGGATGTCATTTACAAattgaagggagagagagagtgagagagcaTCCAATGGAGCTTGGAACACCAACCCAAGGGCATGGCATCTGAAAATATAGCCATACTTTTGTTTGTTCAAACAGTATATACTTCACCAAAAGGAAGATGTAATTTGAGATTATCATGCAGTCAGGATATGATTAATCTTTCTTCTCTGGCAAATTTTTTATGATCCTAGACAATTTGATATGGGGGTAAATCAAAATGGATTTGACAATATGGGAAATCTTACAACCTGACAATCCAAGTAACTATACTGATGACCTTAGGTTCAATTATCATGAGCCCCAATACCTAGTTGTGCTACCCAAGTATTGTTGGAAAACGTCCAGTTAATCTAGCTTTGGCCAATTTCTAAGCTCGCTAAGAAAGAAGGCAAAagcatgaaaagaaaataacatggCAGACAATTCACTTTAAATGATGTATGATTGTGTTCATCTAAAATGAGAGAAGATTTCATGAATAATTTAggacaagaaaaaagaagcattcTAAATTGTCACCTCTCCAAGACGATCAAAGGCCCCCAAAACACCACCATATAAAGTTGAGAAAATGGCATACCAAATTTGAGTG
It encodes the following:
- the LOC126733363 gene encoding callose synthase 5; protein product: MSELGQQQALARRPSRSAAMTTFSTEVFDNEVVPSSLASIAPILRVATEIETERPRVAYLCRFYAFEKAHRLDPSSSGRGVRQFKTGLLQRLERDNASSLASRVKKTDAREIESFYQQYYEHYVRALDQGEQADRAQLGKAYQTAGVLFEVLCAVNKTEKVEEVAPEIIAAARDVQEKTEIYAPYNILPLDSAGASQSIMQLEEVKAAVAALWNTRGLSWPSAFEQHRQKAGDLDLLDWLRAMFGFQRDNVRNQRENLILLLANAHIRLHPKPEPLNKLDERAVDAVMTKLFKNYKTWCKFLGRKHSLRLPQGQLEIQQRKLLYMGLYLLIWGEAANVRFMPECLCYIFHNMAYELHGLLAGNVSIVTGENIKPSYGGDDEAFLRKVITPLYRVIEKEAEKSKNGTAPHSAWCNYDDLNEYFWSSDCFSLGWPMRDDGEFFKSTRDIVQGRKASRRKSGSTGKSYFVETRTFWHIFRSFDRLWTFYILALQAMIIIAWKKIKVEDILQSEVLLDLSTIFITAAILRLLQSILDLILNFPGYHRWKFSAVLRNILKIIVSLAWAIILPVFYVHSSKFAPQQIKDLLSFLGEVKGISPLYIMAVAIYLLPNLLTAALFIFPMLRRWIENSDWHIIRFLLWWSQPRRYIGRGMHESQFALIKYTLFWFLLLCCKFAFSYFIQIKPLVKPTQDIMRIRRVNYDWHEFFPKAEKNYGAVVSLWGPVILIYFMDTQIWYAIFSTLYGGVLGAFDRLGEIRTLGMVRSRFQSLPGAFNTYLVPSDKSQKRGFSLAKRFAEVTASRRSEAAKFAQLWNEVICSFREEDLLSDREMDLLLVPYSSDPSLKIIQWPPFLLASKIPIALDMAAQFRSRDSDLWKRISADEYMKCAVIECYESLKHVLNALVVGETEKRIMGIIFKEVESSISKNTLLLNFRMGSLPTLCGQFVELVGILKNGDPLKKDRVVLLLQDMLEVVTRDMMVNEIRELVEVGHSSKDSGRQLFAGTDAKPAILFPPVVTAQWEEQIRRLYLLLTVKESALDVPTNLEARRRIAFFTNSLFMDMPRAPRVRKMLSFSVLTPYYSEETVYSKADLEMENEDGVSILYYLQKIFPDEWNNFMERSNCKRVSEIWENEENILQLRHWVSLRGQTLCRTVRGMMYYRRALKLQAFLDMASESEILEGYKAVTIPSEEDKKSQRSLYAQLEAVADMKFTYVATCQNYGNQKRSGDRRATDILNLMVNNPSLRVAYIDEVEEREGGVHKVYYSVLVKAVDNLDQEIYRIKLPGSAKIGEGKPENQNHALVFTRGEALQAIDMNQDNYLEEALKMRNLLEEFNEDHGVRPPTILGVREHIFTGSVSSLAWFMSNQETSFVTIGQRVLARPLKIRFHYGHPDVFDRIFHITRGGISKASRGINLSEDIFAGFNSTLRRGNITHHEYIQVGKGRDVGLNQISLFEAKVACGNGEQTLSRDVYRLGHRFDFFRMLSFHFTTVGFYVSSMMVVITVYVFLYGRLYLSLSGLEKAIVKFATNKGDEALKAAMASQSLVQIGLLMALPMFMEMGLERGFRTATGDMIIMQLQLAAVFFTFSLGTKVHYFGRTILHGGAKYRATGRGFVVRHEKFAENYRMYSRSHFVKGLELMVLLITYRVYGSAATDSGTYIFFTISMWFLVVSWLFAPFIFNPSGFEWQKIVDDWDDWTKWTSSRGGIGVPAIKSWESWWDEEQEHLQHTGFLGRFWEIVLSLRFFLYQYGIIYRLHATDGNKSIIIYGMSWLVIVAVMIILKVVSLGRKKFSADFQLMFRILKLLLFIGTVITIVVLFVVLKLTVGDIFASLLAFLPTGWALLQISQACKPLVKALGMWGSVKALARGYEYIMGLVIFVPVAVLAWFPFVSEFQTRLLFNQAFSRGLQIQRILAGGKKNK